A stretch of the Pongo pygmaeus isolate AG05252 chromosome 16, NHGRI_mPonPyg2-v2.0_pri, whole genome shotgun sequence genome encodes the following:
- the LOC129013810 gene encoding golgin subfamily A member 8S-like, which produces MAEETRQSKLAAAKKKLKEYWQRNSPGVPAAAKRNRKANGSSPETATSGGCQSSEANPHQEQAAVLDSRSVKISRLNNTIKSLKQQKKQVEHQLEEEKEANSEKEKAQRGLEVQIQTLNIENKKLNTDLCRTKRSLRYFEEESRDLASRLQHSSQRTGELERALCAVTATQKKPDGFSSRSKALMKMQLEQSIREQILLKRHVTQLKELLKEVQLERDQYAQQIKGERAQWQQRMRKMSQEVCTLKKEKKDDTHRVEKLERSLSKLKNQMAEPLPPEPPAVPSEVELQHLRKELERVAGELQAQVKNNQRISLLNRGQEERIREQEERLRKQEERLEEQQERLQQLVKPQSVFEELERLEATSQQNQQLTTQLSLMALPGEGDGGGHLDSEEEEAPRPMPSISEDLEGREAMVAFCKSAGASVQEEQAWLQEQSGFMDHLEEKADLSELVNKQELRFIHYWRERCHQKIHHVLTEPGGSAKDAALGGGHHQAGPGQRGDEGEAAGAAADGIAAYSNYNNGHRKFLAAAQNPADEPGPEAPAPQELGAADKHGDLCEVSLTSSAQGEAREGPPYDNPTTQPIVQDHQEHPGLGRNCCVPFFCWAWLLRRRR; this is translated from the exons atggCAGAAGAAACTCGACAGAGCAAATTAGCTGCAGCCAAGAAAAAG TTAAAAGAATATTGGCAGAGAAACAGCCCTGGTGTTCCAGCAGCAGCGAAGAGGAACAGGAAAGCAAATGGCAGTAGCCCTGAAACAGccacttctggtggttgccagtcATCTGAGGCT AACCCACACCAAGAACAAGCAGCAGTCCTGGACTCGAGGTCTGTAAAAATCAGTCGACTGAATAACACCATCAAATCTTTG aaacaacagaagaaaCAAGTGGAACATCAGCTGGAAGAA gaaaaggaagcaaacagtgagaaagagaaagcCCAAAGGGGGctagag GTTCAAATCCAGACATTGAACATAGAGAACAAGAAACTAAATACGGACCTGTGTCGCACAAAACGTTCTCTCAGATACTTTGAAG AAGAGTCCAGGGATCTGGCCAGCCGCCTGCAACATTCATCACAGCGTACAGGAGAGTTAGAGCGGGCTCTTTGTGCTGTCACTGCCACGCAGAAGAAGCCGGATGGG TTCTCGAGCCGCAGTAAAGCACTTATGAAGATGCAGTTAGAGCAGTCCATAAGGGAGCAGATACTGCTGAAACGACACGTGACACAG TTGAAGGAGTTGCTTAAAGAAGTCCAGTTGGAGAGAGATCAATATGCGCAACAAATAAAAGGAGAGAGGGCCCAGTGGCAGCAGAGGATGAGGAAAATGTCCCAGGAG GTTTGCAcattaaagaaggaaaagaaggatgaTACGCATCGGGTAGAGAAGCTGGAGAGGAGCTTGTCCAAACTGAAAAACCAGATGG CTGAACCCCTGCCCCCAGAGCCCCCAGCAGTGCCCTCCGAGGTGGAGCTGCAGCACCTGAGGAAGGAACTAGAGAGAGTGGCAGGAGAGCTCCAGGCCCAGGTCAAAAACAATCAGCGCATAAGCCTCCTGAACCGGGGACAAGAAGAGAGGATTCGGGAGCAGGAAGAGAGGCTTcggaagcaggaggagaggcTTGAGGAGCAGCAGGAGAGGCTTCAGCAGCTGGTCAAGCCACAGAGCGTCTTTGAGGAGCTG GAGCGCCTGGAAGCTACCAGCCAGCAGAACCAGCAGCTAACAACCCAGCTGAGCCTCATGGCTCTCCCAGGGGAAG gagatggaggaggacatctggacagtgaggaggaggaggcaccTCGGCCCATGCCGAGCATCTCAGAGGACCTGGAGGGCAGGGAGGCCATG GTGGCGTTTTGCAAGTCCGCTGgagccagtgtccaggaggagcAGGCATGGTTACAAGAGCAG AGCGGCTTTATGGACCACCTGGAGGAGAAGGCAGACCTGAGTGAGCTGGTGAACAAACAAGAACTTCGCTTCATCCACTACTGGCGAGAGAGATGCCATCA GAAAATCCATCACGTTTTAACAGAGCCAGGGGGCAGTGCCAAAGATGCGGCACTGGGAGGAGGACATCATCAGGCTGGCCCAGGACAGCGAGGAGATGAAG GTGAAgctgctggagctgcagcagatGGTATTGCGGCTTATAGCAACTACAACAATGGGCACAGAAAATTCCTGGCCGCTGCCCAGAACCCTGCTGATGAGCCCGGTCCAGAAGCCCCAGCCCCCCAGGAACTTGGGGCTGCAGACAAGCATGGTG ATCTTTGTGAGGTGAGCCTCACCTCCTCTGCTCAaggagaggccagggagggtCCTCCCTATGACAACCCTACCACACAGCCAATCGTGCAGGACCACCAGGAGCACCCAGGCTTGGGCAGGAACTGCTGTGTGCCATTCTTTTGCTGGGCTTGGCTGCTGAGAAGAAGGAGATAA